One window from the genome of Oceanidesulfovibrio indonesiensis encodes:
- the dnaX gene encoding DNA polymerase III subunit gamma/tau, with product MSQSLTAKYRPQRFDEVAGQETVKAVLSRAALEDRIAPAYLFSGTRGVGKTTLARIFAKAVNCVTAPTAEPCNECVNCRQITQGAAVDVIEIDGASNRGIDDARRLREDIGYAPMECRYKVFIIDEAHMLTKEAFNALLKTLEEPPPNVTFVLATTESHKFPATIVSRCQHFVFKRLPAPRLMDHLRGVLDRESVEYEEAALAIIAKRAAGSVRDSMSLMGQVIALGSGPLRSEDVRSVLGLAGQEIFFELLEAIHAQDPVGVSRVLGQILDQGLDLGFFLRELVAVWRTLFLLKQSGEAAMPLLDLAEEEAAGWMEWAQKLELAHIHAAWQMTLEGQRRVLTSLEPALALELLLVNLAFLPRLIPLENLPATPAAGGSGASGGSGAPGGAAPQGAPSSGGRPVPGGQRTASSTAQSRPAPEQTPKSVSAPAQAPRPAPAQSAQTPQPSSAPQPAMQEPQAQPSAQAEPQPAIPSDEPPPGHPAAAGSEESPQVETPSASQVQDSVSADLTPSVAKQYAPGWDGFLQRYREAGGEDGPIALLRTRGELKNGVLTIFCKSSFHKDQVEESQHWRFIEPLVAEHYGPNVRIEAVSETGEFIRHKELLDDVRSRPLVQGVIEEFDAQFVSCYSVRSSQEPGGPSANGSLEG from the coding sequence ATGAGCCAGTCGCTCACAGCAAAATACAGGCCGCAGCGCTTCGACGAGGTCGCCGGCCAGGAGACGGTCAAGGCCGTGCTTTCCCGGGCAGCGCTCGAGGACCGCATCGCGCCGGCCTATCTTTTCAGCGGCACGCGCGGCGTGGGCAAGACCACCCTGGCGCGCATTTTCGCCAAGGCGGTGAACTGCGTCACGGCTCCTACGGCGGAGCCCTGCAACGAGTGCGTCAACTGCCGCCAGATCACCCAGGGCGCGGCCGTGGACGTCATCGAGATCGACGGCGCGTCCAACCGCGGCATAGACGACGCCCGCCGCCTGCGCGAGGATATCGGCTACGCGCCCATGGAGTGCCGCTACAAGGTCTTCATCATCGATGAAGCCCACATGCTCACCAAGGAAGCGTTCAACGCGTTGCTCAAGACGCTGGAAGAGCCGCCCCCCAACGTCACCTTCGTGCTCGCCACCACGGAATCGCACAAGTTCCCGGCCACCATCGTCAGCCGATGCCAGCACTTCGTGTTCAAGCGGCTGCCCGCGCCACGGCTCATGGACCACCTGCGAGGCGTGCTGGACAGGGAGTCTGTGGAGTACGAAGAGGCCGCCCTGGCGATCATCGCCAAACGCGCCGCCGGCAGCGTGCGGGACTCCATGTCCCTCATGGGCCAGGTCATCGCTCTCGGTTCGGGGCCGCTGCGCTCCGAGGACGTGCGTTCGGTGCTCGGCCTTGCCGGCCAGGAAATATTTTTCGAGCTGCTGGAGGCCATCCACGCCCAGGACCCCGTGGGCGTCTCCCGGGTGCTCGGTCAGATTCTGGACCAGGGGCTGGACCTCGGCTTCTTCCTGCGCGAGCTCGTTGCCGTGTGGCGCACGCTCTTCCTGCTCAAGCAGTCGGGCGAGGCTGCCATGCCCCTGCTCGATCTGGCCGAGGAGGAAGCGGCAGGCTGGATGGAGTGGGCGCAGAAGCTGGAGCTGGCCCACATCCACGCCGCCTGGCAGATGACCCTCGAAGGTCAGCGCCGCGTACTCACCAGTCTGGAGCCCGCCCTCGCCCTGGAGCTGCTGCTCGTGAACCTCGCGTTCCTGCCGCGGCTAATACCGCTGGAGAACCTGCCCGCGACTCCGGCCGCAGGAGGTTCCGGCGCTTCGGGTGGTTCAGGCGCCCCGGGCGGCGCCGCGCCGCAGGGTGCGCCGTCTTCCGGCGGCCGTCCTGTTCCAGGGGGACAGCGCACCGCGTCGTCCACAGCGCAGAGCCGCCCAGCTCCGGAGCAAACCCCGAAGTCCGTTTCGGCACCGGCCCAGGCGCCGCGTCCTGCTCCGGCTCAATCTGCGCAAACGCCGCAACCGTCGTCTGCTCCGCAACCCGCCATGCAAGAGCCGCAGGCGCAACCATCTGCCCAGGCCGAACCGCAGCCGGCCATTCCCTCGGACGAGCCCCCGCCAGGCCACCCCGCCGCCGCAGGCAGCGAGGAGTCGCCGCAGGTGGAGACGCCTTCAGCATCGCAAGTGCAAGATTCCGTGAGCGCGGACCTGACTCCGTCGGTCGCCAAACAATATGCGCCGGGGTGGGATGGGTTTCTGCAGCGCTACCGCGAAGCCGGTGGCGAGGACGGGCCCATCGCCCTTTTACGCACGCGCGGCGAGCTGAAAAACGGCGTGTTGACGATTTTTTGCAAGTCCAGCTTTCACAAGGATCAGGTGGAGGAATCCCAGCACTGGCGGTTTATCGAGCCGCTCGTAGCCGAGCACTATGG
- a CDS encoding branched-chain amino acid transaminase produces MVQKMESIWFDGRLVPWDEANVHVLTHSLHYGLGVFEGIRSYRLKDGGSSVFRLKEHVERLFQSAHIVQMEIPFNEDEIVDAIVETLKANKMPEGYIRPLAFVGAGAMGVHPGTNPIQTIIATWPWGAYLGEEALENGIRVRTSSFNRHHVNVMMTKGKVCGNYVNSVLAKREAVADGYDEGLMLDTAGYVSEATGENIFIVRKGVIKTTPLTSILEGITRASLMELAEDLGYKVVEQQFSRDEVYTADEAFFCGTAAELTPIRELDRRRIGKGDFKVAKHLQAEFFKVVGGENPKYEHWLHRYEV; encoded by the coding sequence ATGGTCCAGAAGATGGAATCCATATGGTTCGACGGCAGGCTCGTCCCCTGGGACGAGGCCAATGTCCACGTCCTCACCCACTCGCTCCATTACGGACTCGGCGTGTTCGAAGGCATCCGTTCCTACCGCCTCAAGGATGGTGGGTCCTCGGTGTTTCGCCTCAAGGAGCATGTGGAGCGGCTTTTCCAGTCCGCGCATATCGTGCAGATGGAGATTCCGTTCAACGAGGATGAGATCGTCGACGCCATCGTGGAGACGCTCAAGGCCAACAAGATGCCGGAAGGCTACATCCGTCCGCTGGCATTCGTGGGCGCGGGCGCCATGGGCGTGCATCCCGGGACCAACCCCATTCAGACAATCATCGCTACCTGGCCGTGGGGCGCGTACCTTGGCGAAGAAGCCCTGGAGAACGGTATCCGCGTGAGGACGTCGTCCTTCAATCGCCACCACGTCAACGTAATGATGACCAAGGGCAAGGTCTGCGGCAACTATGTGAACTCCGTGCTCGCCAAGCGCGAGGCCGTGGCCGACGGCTACGACGAGGGCCTGATGCTGGACACCGCCGGCTATGTGTCCGAGGCCACCGGCGAGAACATCTTCATCGTGCGCAAGGGCGTCATCAAGACCACGCCGCTGACCTCCATCCTGGAAGGCATCACTCGCGCCAGCCTCATGGAACTGGCCGAGGATCTTGGTTACAAGGTCGTGGAGCAGCAGTTCTCTCGCGACGAAGTGTACACCGCTGATGAGGCGTTTTTCTGCGGCACCGCTGCGGAGCTGACTCCCATCCGCGAGCTGGACCGCCGGCGCATCGGCAAGGGTGATTTCAAGGTGGCCAAGCACCTGCAGGCCGAGTTCTTCAAGGTCGTGGGCGGCGAGAACCCCAAATACGAGCACTGGCTGCACCGCTACGAAGTCTAG
- a CDS encoding ribosome biogenesis GTPase Der: MQTLPLVALIGRPNVGKSTMFNRMVGKNRAITHDRPGVTRDRMYGEVRRRDGRPFGLVDTGGFALDDAGESVRWDAKGPEGLKGFEAEVYEQARIAVEEADVLVLVVDGREGLSPLDARLADHLRGSGKSVLLVVNKVDGEEREDELLAEFYALGLDLIAVSAAHGMNMNGLLDTIRERLPEERTVEESEAEDSGVRKGLRIAMLGRPNAGKSSLVNRIVGEDRMIVSELAGTTRDSVDVVADIPAAKLRGGKGGKHSRKKVETTEDFEPQEGAADEVWRFTFVDTAGVRRRTKITDEVEQFSVQSALKSARKADVAVLVIDAVGGVAQQDKKLISYLDKEKIAFLVFLNKMDLVPAEARKKLVKDLESALSICPHVPKINGSALNGYNVDRILIMARAIHEEAGTRVSTGVLNRAMGEALRRHQAPVVKRRRAKFYYMTQTAVHPPTFVFFVNDPERVKDSYAKYLENQLRKLLGLPHAPFKVLFRPSHGEKE, from the coding sequence ATGCAGACCCTACCACTCGTCGCGCTCATCGGCCGGCCCAATGTCGGCAAGTCCACCATGTTCAACCGCATGGTCGGGAAGAACCGCGCCATCACCCACGACCGGCCCGGCGTGACCCGCGACCGCATGTACGGCGAGGTGCGGCGCAGGGACGGCCGCCCCTTCGGCCTGGTGGATACTGGCGGCTTCGCACTGGACGACGCCGGCGAATCCGTGCGCTGGGACGCCAAAGGCCCGGAAGGGCTCAAGGGCTTCGAGGCCGAGGTGTATGAGCAGGCGCGTATCGCTGTTGAAGAAGCCGACGTGCTTGTGCTCGTGGTCGACGGTCGCGAAGGGCTCTCGCCGCTGGACGCCAGGCTGGCGGATCATTTGCGCGGCTCGGGCAAATCGGTGCTGCTTGTCGTGAACAAGGTGGACGGCGAGGAGCGCGAAGATGAACTGCTCGCAGAATTTTATGCCCTGGGGCTCGACCTCATAGCCGTTTCCGCAGCACACGGCATGAACATGAACGGACTCCTGGATACCATCCGCGAACGTCTGCCCGAAGAAAGGACGGTGGAGGAATCCGAGGCCGAAGACTCCGGAGTGCGCAAGGGCCTGCGCATCGCCATGCTCGGTCGGCCCAATGCCGGCAAGTCGTCCCTGGTCAACCGCATCGTGGGCGAGGACCGCATGATCGTCAGTGAACTGGCCGGCACCACGCGCGACAGCGTGGACGTGGTGGCGGACATACCGGCCGCAAAGCTCAGAGGCGGCAAAGGCGGCAAGCACTCCCGGAAAAAAGTCGAAACCACTGAGGATTTTGAGCCACAGGAAGGCGCAGCCGATGAGGTGTGGCGGTTCACCTTCGTGGACACGGCCGGCGTGCGCCGCCGCACCAAGATCACGGACGAGGTGGAGCAGTTTTCGGTGCAGTCCGCGCTCAAGTCCGCGCGCAAGGCGGACGTGGCCGTGCTGGTCATAGACGCCGTGGGCGGTGTTGCCCAGCAGGACAAGAAGCTCATCTCCTACCTGGACAAGGAGAAGATCGCGTTTCTCGTATTTCTGAACAAGATGGACCTCGTGCCGGCCGAAGCGCGCAAGAAGCTGGTGAAGGACCTGGAATCAGCCCTGTCCATCTGTCCGCACGTGCCCAAGATCAATGGTTCGGCCCTCAACGGCTACAATGTGGACAGGATCCTCATTATGGCCAGAGCAATCCACGAGGAAGCCGGCACTCGCGTCTCCACCGGCGTGCTCAACCGCGCCATGGGCGAGGCCCTGCGTCGCCATCAGGCGCCAGTGGTCAAGCGCAGGCGCGCCAAATTCTACTATATGACGCAGACCGCTGTGCATCCGCCCACCTTCGTGTTTTTCGTCAACGATCCCGAACGCGTAAAGGACTCCTACGCCAAATACCTGGAGAATCAGCTGCGCAAACTGCTGGGCCTGCCGCATGCGCCGTTCAAGGTTCTTTTCCGCCCGAGCCACGGGGAAAAGGAATAA
- the mtnA gene encoding S-methyl-5-thioribose-1-phosphate isomerase — MTDHIQYDDAAKALKLLDQRLLPCREETFECRTTEDIVYALQTMVVRGAPAIGVTAAYGCHLAALEVLAETGGEGDWKKKLETKLEIIADARPTAVNLRWAVVRLKDTWDGMPEASLDDVAAVWLEMARQIQQDDIESCKAIGRFGGALFEDGDSVMTHCNAGALATAGYGTALGVIRGAIEQGKNIHVIANETRPFLQGARLTAYELHKDGIPVTIACDNACALLMKKGMVQRVVVGADRITANGDAVNKIGTYGVAVLARQHGIPFYVAAPLSTIDRDTPTGDDVPIEDRTPREVTHVGDVQICPTDVPVYNFAFDPTPNELITAIITERGVLKAPYSESIQKAFEEAGL; from the coding sequence ATGACCGACCACATCCAGTACGACGACGCGGCCAAGGCTCTGAAACTGCTCGATCAGCGGCTCCTGCCCTGCAGGGAGGAGACCTTCGAGTGCCGCACCACCGAGGACATTGTGTACGCGCTGCAGACCATGGTCGTGCGCGGCGCCCCGGCCATCGGCGTTACGGCGGCGTACGGGTGCCATCTCGCGGCCCTGGAAGTGCTCGCCGAGACAGGCGGGGAGGGCGACTGGAAAAAGAAGCTCGAAACCAAGCTGGAGATCATCGCCGATGCCCGCCCCACGGCGGTGAACCTGCGCTGGGCCGTGGTCCGGCTGAAGGACACCTGGGACGGTATGCCCGAAGCCTCGCTGGACGATGTCGCTGCGGTGTGGCTTGAAATGGCCCGGCAGATCCAGCAGGACGACATCGAGAGCTGCAAGGCCATCGGCCGGTTCGGCGGCGCGTTGTTCGAGGACGGTGACTCGGTGATGACCCACTGCAACGCCGGTGCGCTGGCGACGGCCGGTTACGGGACCGCTCTCGGCGTCATCCGCGGCGCCATCGAGCAGGGCAAGAATATCCACGTCATCGCCAACGAGACGCGGCCGTTCCTGCAGGGTGCGCGGCTCACGGCGTACGAACTGCACAAGGACGGCATTCCGGTAACCATCGCCTGCGACAACGCCTGCGCCCTGCTCATGAAAAAGGGCATGGTCCAGCGCGTGGTGGTGGGCGCGGACCGCATCACGGCCAACGGCGACGCCGTGAACAAGATCGGCACCTACGGCGTGGCTGTGCTGGCCAGGCAGCACGGCATCCCGTTCTACGTGGCGGCGCCGCTTTCCACCATTGACCGCGACACCCCCACGGGCGACGACGTGCCCATCGAGGACCGCACGCCCCGCGAGGTGACTCACGTGGGCGATGTGCAGATATGCCCGACCGATGTGCCGGTCTACAACTTCGCCTTCGATCCCACGCCCAACGAACTCATTACGGCCATCATCACCGAACGCGGCGTGCTCAAAGCTCCGTACTCAGAGTCCATACAAAAGGCTTTTGAAGAAGCCGGACTGTAA